TTGATGCTGCACTGGTCCCTGCAGCAAAAAAGGAGTGCACATGttcacactagcacacacaagcacacacacacacacacacacacacacacacttacagttACAATGATATCGCTCTGCATTCACTCTCCACAAAGAAAACTGCCTTTGACAGCCTGATGCCTCATTAgaggcacaaacacaaagctgtCTGGTGCAGCTATGAGGGACGGTGGACGGGGCTCACCAGCCTCCTCCGTGGACTGCGAGAACTCGGGCAGTTTGCGGATGAGGCGCGAGGGCTCCTGGTAGTCAGGTCCGAGGGGGAAGATCCGCTCATAGGTGGAGTTGGACTCCTGTTCGCTGGATGATGAGGAtgagttgttgttgttataggTGAAGGTCTCGCTCTGTATTGACAGACTAGCAGTTAGTTCATCGTCCAGCATCCGCCGAGAGGCCTAGAACAAAGGatcctgaatgaaaaaaaaaacatgaccagCCCTGACCCCATACTACATCAGGGACCGTGACATGGTCAACGgatgcacacaatcacacacagctaCTTCTTTATGGATGAAATCTCTTTTTATCACTTCACtaaagcacacatttacatgatATGTAACATATCAGTTacaattgaaaatgaaacaaatcatGGTAAAGTAAGGTAAGCCATACACATTACTTTAGCTACAATATCAAGATCACTACACATCCGCTGCACCACATTCTCACTGTTTGTGTCAAATGCTCCTTCACCTTTTCCAGCATCTTCTGCCAGACTTGTCGCCACAGTATGATGACAATAATGGCCACTAAAATGAAGATGATGGCTACCAAGCACCCGATCAGGATCCGTGTGTTGCTGTCATCTATCTTGTGTGTGGGGTCATCACCTGCAAAAGGAGGGCAACAGTCACCTTTAACAGGCCGTGAATGGTCTCACACTGTAGACCACGGGTGTCATAGTCCAGTCCAGGAGGCCCACATTAtctgcaggtgtttgtggtttcatttcaattagCAGCCAATTATTGCCTCGAGAACAAGGTGCATGAACTCTTTtggccaatcaatgacttaaatgaatcacaGGTGTGGAAACACACTGACAGCCAGCAGATACTGGCACTGGGGAGCCTCTGTGTatggtttttgttccatccaCAGTTGCAACCattgaattttaacaagctgttcatttttcttaattaggtgctttgggattatttaccctctcaagccacattatgtcagaaatagctatgcatgccacaaagaatgAACATTTCATGTTCCATATTGTGCTCATTGAGCTATTTTGCCAACAACTGCATAAAAATAGTTAACAGATTTTTTAACTAACCAGGACTGAGGGAAATAAATAGGTTTAAAATTCTTGGATTGCAATTATGGTTGGAATGAAGAGCAGCATACATAGGGGACTCCAAGGACCAAGGTTTACAACCACTGCTCTCGAcacccttttcggataagactgggcacccctgctttattcagacaggcagacagagatagagaaggaGTCATAACTGACAAGTGCTATGGCAGGGGATCAAACCTCCACCCACAGGATCATGTCATGCGTAGCCAATAATTGTATAACATTTCCCTTTTGACCATGACCCATACAAAGCCATACAGTTTGTATCAGATGCTATTACTGGTCTCCTGAAGTTTCATTCGAAGATCCATAGAAAAGGGGTAACACTGACCTGGCTGCGTGCTCGTGGGTGGGCCAGTCTTAGGTGGGGCCAGGGTGGTGTTGTATACGGCTGTATCTGAGAGATagacagcagaacagagagaaaaacaaacctcATCAATGAGCAGGCTCTGCAACACAaactcattacatttatttggcaaacgcttttattcaaagtgaAGTACAGAAGtacataccaaaggtcattggtatgcaaatggactgcatttatatagcacttttatccaaagcgctttacaattgatatgtcacattcaccagagcagttaggggttaggtgtcttgctcagggacacttcgacatgcccaggcgggggatcaaaccgacaaccctccgactgccagacaaccggtcttacctcctgagctatgttgcccctatGCACTTTTTTAGGCATGCAAATGGATACAGAAACCAATGATAGTGGATCAATATGTGGAATATCTCAGGGAATCTTGAAGATTTATTACTTATGTTTAATATCCATCATTCTGTGCACAATTCAAAATGATGTATTCAAACCTTTTACCGTGCTATTCACTTCAATAAGAGTTAGACCCTATAAGTGAGTGTCTAGCCAGAGATCATGTACTGCTCTACCTGACTGGAAGGTGATCTCACTGAACATCATCCACACATCAGCGAAGTAGTACTGGCATTTGATGGCGCTGGCCATGTGGTTATGGAGGGAGACCGTGACAAAGCGGGCGCTGGGGTTGACATCATCCATGACGGGGCTGAAGGACAGGGGCGTGGGCTCCCAGTCTGAATCTGAGCGAAAGTAGCACACCACTTGCCGGAACGTCTTCACCCTCTTTGTGAACATGTTGTTGCAGTGCACCTGTACAGAGATGTAGCAGTGTTCAAAACTAGCTGTTTATCACCCACAATTTTGGAGCCTTGTCCAGTTAATCCATCAAGCAAATAGTAAATGACAGTGAATAATAAGACATTAcacattcatataaaataataatttattatttttaaaataaatttaaagttCCTTTGTGATTAACCCCAAAAACGTACTCCTGATTATGGCTCTTGCATCAGGAGActcactccccccccatccacactcactcatacacacacacacacacacacaaacacagcctgtaTCATGCACCTTCATGGTGGTGAAGTTGCGAGCGCGGTCAAACTCAAACATGATTTCCACATAGTTGTTGGGAAAACTCTCATTGGTCCAGCCCACATAGTCGTAGCCTGGCCAGACACTGTAGACGTGGCTGTGGGTAAAGTCATCCTGGCCACACTGGCCATCTGTCAGCTGGCCCAAGCCCTCTGTCAtgctatgagagagagagatagagagagagagagagagagagagatcccccAAACCGCTGAAATTAATCTTTTGAAGAGGCAGTACAGACAGGTTTGGTTCAATATTGGATTGATATTAACTACATTTCAATGGAAATGATTACTGGAGGCAGTAACTGCCTTTCGCCACTAGATGGTGAATGATGACAACTGGAAGGAGTAGCTACCATTCACCACTAGATGGTGCCATTCTCTTTTAGTCACCTTCCAGCCCACTCATGGCTCATCTTGCATCATTCAGGAAAGGTGGGTCATTTTCTGGCACTAACCCAGAGGAATTAGGCCTAAATACACAGTGTCATGGAAGATGTTGTTTGTGTTACAATGAGTTATGAGTTATGAGTCAAGCACTATAAAGTGGAGACAAGTCATGTTGCAGAGACAAATAGTACCACAGCCCGCTCTCTTATGCTTGTGCTATTCAATAGTCATGGCACAGGGGACTTTTCACAAGTCTGAGAGTAAATGAATTTACCTGTAGCCAACAGCCCCGTCATACACAGAGTCATTCAGGTACACATGCAGGCCTTTAATGGTCATCTGCTTTCCTGCTGGAGCGTTGTAGGACACCAGGCCATCTAAAATACAGGAATGAGTGAGCACTGATCAGACTGCTCTCATGAACTCAACCACTGCAGAATGTAGCCTATggaaagaatgtatgttttgaatggaacaaaaaaacatgaattgcaTATGGCATTGTACAACTAGTTCAGTGTtcagtcagaggaagacctttcatatgcagctttgacTGCAATCTACAGGTACCCGATCAACTGGCTGGGGTTTCTAGATAGCGATAAAACAAGGATCCCTAACCAACTGAACCCTCCTGTGCCCTGGGTGAGGGAGTTGCCAATTTCGTGTTGCCATACAAAGCTGCCGGACACAGTAggcactggcatggtccggATTCAATGAAAGACTATGGAACTCATACTGTACCTGTACTACATTGTGGTgtcttaaccgaatgagccgcACCAAGATTTGTTTAAACTTTGATCTCTTTGGTAAACAATGTGCAGATGATACAGCACACGGTGATATCTGCTCTTCTTTAAGAATAAATATCAGTGGAAGAGCCGAGATAAGGCCATCAGTTTATTGGGGTCAACAGGCAATTATTCCCCTGATAGTGTGAAATAGTTTTAAATTCTGAGTGTCCCTTGAATAATGCCTGATAGCTCAGCTAAGATTTCTCTATGTATAAAATCGCTATTTAATATGAACTGAAGCATTGTTTATTTAAGACATACAGTCATCTTACAAACTTCCTGGccaactcttttttttgtaatgttaacaactttttaaaagctTCATAATTCAGCGTTGTCTCCTTCTTGGCTGCTGTTGTTCCTCTTATCTCACCTAACCATTCACAGCCGTAGAGCTCCAccctcatgcacacattcatgGAGTGGTCGATCACAGGCATGAAGCGCACAAAACGTGCGATGATGGGCGGTTCCAGATCCTTCAGCATGATGTCATAGGCATTCCTATTCCCCTCAATGACCTGCGGGGTAACAAACGGCCATATTATTCAATAgctacagccaatcagtgatAAATCCAAGCTGTCTGAtagaaaacaacacaaaaaatgattACAGAAGGGAAAGGGTAGGACCATACACTTTTATTACACTCCCATGAATTTAGTTATTATTGTATTGTGAAGCATGATGTGGTTCTTGCAAGTATATCAGGTTTTATTTATCAGAGCAGAGTTGGGAGGGGAAGGGGTGCCGCCCGGTGGTGTACCTGCTTCCCCTGCTGGTTGCGCCAGGAGATCCATCGGCTGCCGTCGCGGCTGTACTTGATCTTGTACATCTGGGCAAACTCATTGCCGATGCCCCCGGCATGCCGCCCCTGCGTGCCCACCAGCGTGATGAAGTGCAGCGACCGCAGGTCAATCTGCAGGAACTCCTTCAGGCTGTCCGGCTCCACTGTAATCTCAGGGCACCATGCGCCATCGCCTTCTTCAAAGTCCAGcctgggagagggaaagggagaggaagagaaggagaggaagtgggagagaaagagggggcaGACTTCAAACTGTCAGCTAACACATATGTCAGTAGAGCTCTTTGttgtaaattcattttaaatggatcATTTTAGGTTGAAACGGGAAAGCTTAGCCTTAATGAAAACACTGTGGCATCATGTagaaaaacaatattatgtcATCGCCCTCAAACTGCGAAAGGCCACCCAGACACAAAAGCTTTCCCTCAGAGTGCTGTTTTCACACACACTAAGGGTAAATGGGCATATCTGCTCAGCAGTTTAtcaaacacagtgacacacacacccatggaATGCATACCACAGTGTGTACAGAGGCATGCAGTGGCAAGCTTAGCACTAATACTGCAGGTTCAGCATTAAGTAGGATTGACCAGGCCTGAATGAAATCAAGGCCCATTATTGTCAATAGTTAGCAGGTATAAAAAGGCGGTGGGTGTCGCTAGGCACAGCTGTATTCTTGTAtttgttgtaaaataaattgcatgTACCATCAAAATATCAGCAGAAATGTGTTCAGCCCAGCTGGGTCAAAATAtcagcaatacatttttcattttcactgcttGTCAGAGCAGTGCACTGTTTTCAGGTTGGAGGGCATATGCTGAAAATCACAGACccgggtggggggagggggtgcaatCGCAAATGGAACTTgagctttcaaaaaaataatgccGCAGCCAAAATCTAGTGTATCTcactgcaggatgcaggaggGACAGGGTTTGATGTCGATCGGTGGGGTTTGACATCCGACCCCACCCATCGACATTGCAATTggttaaaaataattccatCTTTCAAATCTCTCCATTGGACTAGGGGGTAGGATGTCTAGAGGTTAGCCTTGACACCAAACCCCGCCTTCCTCCAGCCTGCAGTCAGATGCCTCTCCACAAAATTGCACTTTTGCTGTCTAAGGGCAGGGAGCATATGTTG
This is a stretch of genomic DNA from Anguilla rostrata isolate EN2019 chromosome 4, ASM1855537v3, whole genome shotgun sequence. It encodes these proteins:
- the LOC135253108 gene encoding discoidin domain-containing receptor 2-like isoform X1, coding for MKRLLKMLLPLLLFLSGAVKAQVNPGVCRYPLGMSGGQIQDEDISASSQWSESTAARYGRLDFEEGDGAWCPEITVEPDSLKEFLQIDLRSLHFITLVGTQGRHAGGIGNEFAQMYKIKYSRDGSRWISWRNQQGKQVIEGNRNAYDIMLKDLEPPIIARFVRFMPVIDHSMNVCMRVELYGCEWLDGLVSYNAPAGKQMTIKGLHVYLNDSVYDGAVGYSMTEGLGQLTDGQCGQDDFTHSHVYSVWPGYDYVGWTNESFPNNYVEIMFEFDRARNFTTMKVHCNNMFTKRVKTFRQVVCYFRSDSDWEPTPLSFSPVMDDVNPSARFVTVSLHNHMASAIKCQYYFADVWMMFSEITFQSDTAVYNTTLAPPKTGPPTSTQPGDDPTHKIDDSNTRILIGCLVAIIFILVAIIVIILWRQVWQKMLEKASRRMLDDELTASLSIQSETFTYNNNNSSSSSSEQESNSTYERIFPLGPDYQEPSRLIRKLPEFSQSTEEAGTSAASKSSQANAQEGVPHYAEADIVNLQGVTGSNTYAVPAITMDLLSGKDVAVEEFPRKLLTFKEKLGEGQFGEVHLCEAEGMQDFMDDDDFSFESDSQPILVAVKMLRADANKNARNDFLKEIKIMSRLKDPNIIRLLAVCIGSDPLCMITEYMENGDLNQFLSRHEPEDLMALFNNAPTVSYSNLKYMATQIASGMKYLSSLNFVHRDLATRNCLVGKNYTIKIADFGMSRNLYSGDYYRIQGRAVLPIRWMSWESILLGKFTTASDVWAFGVTLWETLTFCKEQPYSQLSDEQVIENTGEFFRDQKRQIYLPQPDMCPDSIYKLMLSCWRRNAKERPSFQEIYHSLLECPP
- the LOC135253108 gene encoding discoidin domain-containing receptor 2-like isoform X2; its protein translation is MKRLLKMLLPLLLFLSGAVKAQVNPGVCRYPLGMSGGQIQDEDISASSQWSESTAARYGRLDFEEGDGAWCPEITVEPDSLKEFLQIDLRSLHFITLVGTQGRHAGGIGNEFAQMYKIKYSRDGSRWISWRNQQGKQVIEGNRNAYDIMLKDLEPPIIARFVRFMPVIDHSMNVCMRVELYGCEWLDGLVSYNAPAGKQMTIKGLHVYLNDSVYDGAVGYSMTEGLGQLTDGQCGQDDFTHSHVYSVWPGYDYVGWTNESFPNNYVEIMFEFDRARNFTTMKVHCNNMFTKRVKTFRQVVCYFRSDSDWEPTPLSFSPVMDDVNPSARFVTVSLHNHMASAIKCQYYFADVWMMFSEITFQSDTAVYNTTLAPPKTGPPTSTQPGDDPTHKIDDSNTRILIGCLVAIIFILVAIIVIILWRQVWQKMLEKSETFTYNNNNSSSSSSEQESNSTYERIFPLGPDYQEPSRLIRKLPEFSQSTEEAGTSAASKSSQANAQEGVPHYAEADIVNLQGVTGSNTYAVPAITMDLLSGKDVAVEEFPRKLLTFKEKLGEGQFGEVHLCEAEGMQDFMDDDDFSFESDSQPILVAVKMLRADANKNARNDFLKEIKIMSRLKDPNIIRLLAVCIGSDPLCMITEYMENGDLNQFLSRHEPEDLMALFNNAPTVSYSNLKYMATQIASGMKYLSSLNFVHRDLATRNCLVGKNYTIKIADFGMSRNLYSGDYYRIQGRAVLPIRWMSWESILLGKFTTASDVWAFGVTLWETLTFCKEQPYSQLSDEQVIENTGEFFRDQKRQIYLPQPDMCPDSIYKLMLSCWRRNAKERPSFQEIYHSLLECPP